In Gimesia panareensis, the genomic window GGAAGGTCGACAACCGGGGTTTAGAGGGGATCACCTTCGATGCGGAGGGGAATATTCTGGTGGTCGACGAAGATGCCGGCAAGATCCTGAAGTATGATCCGGCGACGGGGAAGGAAATCGCGGACCGGCGTTTGAAAGACATGGACGGCTTCTGTGCCGTGGCCCGGTATTTTGAAGAGGCCGGGAACAATGGCCTGGAAGGGATCACCTGCGACCCGTTGCGTTCTGAAATATTGCTGCTCAAGGAAGCAGATCCGGGGCTGCTGATCGCGGTCAGTGACGATCTGGAGCGGATCGTTGCCGTCGATTACCTGGACGGGGGCAGGGGATTCGTTGACGAGGAACTGAAACCGCAGGCCATCGATTTTTCGGGCCTCTGCTACGACCGCGTGCGTGATCTCTTCTGGATCGTCAGCGACCAGGCCAGCCGGGTGTTTACCTACGATCGACGCAGGGGAAAAGTGATCCAGCAGTTCTCATTCGGCGCTGCAGGCAAACCGATTCGCAAGGCAGAGGGGGTGACCCTGGATCGGGAGTCAAAGTATCTGTATGTCGTCAGTGATGCAGATGCAGAACTGGTGCGGTTTCGGATCGTCGATTGAAGTAGAGCAGGTCAGATCGCTTCGTTATTGAGTCGCTGACCCCTTTTTCTGTTCAGGTAGTGATTCAGGTTCATCTCGGTGGTGGCGCGCCGATCGCTAAAATGGAGTTGGTTCTGTTTTGAATCGAATGTGGGAGTCGAAACATCCTGCTCTCGGCCCGGATTACATCCGGGCTGACCTGCGGTTGTGTTGTGAGATGCATTGGTGACAGCACAGTTGGGCAAGCCAACTGTGAAACTATGTAGGAAGCCTCCGTCGGATCGATTATCGTGGAACAAGTTCGTTCACAATCTGTTTCACGAAATCTCACCTCCGGAGGCAATGATGTTGTATGTTGGTTTGGATGTGCATGTCAAGCATATTACGATTTGTGTACTTAATAAGCATGGTAAGCTGCTGCAGCGGTGTCAGCTGCCATGCCTGGATGATGTGATTAAATTTCTGATGAACCTGCAAGGACGATGCGAAGTCTGTTTTGAAGCCAGTACCGGTTATGGCATCTACTTTGAAGCTCTGAGTAAGATTGCTTCTCGTGTTGCCGTGGCCCATCCAGGACTGTTGAAACTGATTTTTCGTTCCAAACAAAAGAATGATCGTGCGGACGCAGAGAAACTGGCCAAACTGTTGTTTCTCGATGAAGTTCCGACCGTTCATGTCCCGACTGCAGACGTGCGGGCCTGGAGAGAGTTGATTACATTCCGAGGCAAACTGATTCAGAAACGGACCCGGGCTAAAAATGGAATTCGCTCGCTTCTGAGAAGTGTTGGTTGCAGGGTTCCCAAAGAGTTTGGTCTCTGGACCATACGGGGGATGGAATGGCTAAAACAGAAAGATCTGAAACAGCCGATGCAAAATCTGAAACGGGACATGCTGGTAGAAGAGATCGAAACACTGACGAGGCAAACCAGGCTGGTTGAAACGGAACTGGCCCGCTATTCGAAAGAGAACATTGCCGTGCAGCAATTGCAGAGTATCCCCGGCATCGGCTTACGCACTGCTGAGGCATTCGTGGCCTTTGTGGATGACCCGCATCGATTTGCCAACAGTAAGAAAGTGGGGGCCTACTTCGGTCTGATCCCGATCCAGGATCAGTCAGGGAGTACTAATCGACTGGGGCATATCACGCGCGAAGGATGTGCAGAGGTCCGGCACCTGGTTACCGAAGCAGTTTGGCAGGGGATTCGATATTCACCGACGATTAAAGCCTATTATGAGCGGATTCATCGACAGGAAAAAGACAGGAAAAAGATTGCGATTGTAGCCACATCGCATTACCTGGTGCGTGTGATGTGGTCCATGTTGAAAAATGGAACCTTGTGGAAAGAACGGAGCCTGGCAGTCTGAGCGACTGCAGTTTCGATAAGTAAATTCAAAGAGTTGTGTCGGACTTAAGTTTCACGTTGAGATCGAAAGTGGGATTCAGGTGACATCCCGACGGGTGCCATGGCACACTGTGATGCCGTAACTGTGAATGGGAGTCACCGTAATTTGTCTTGTGGCGCCTCGCCAAGGCGAGTGATGCCGGATGGATGGTTGGATAATTCCGCGTTCTTCTCACTACGGTCTTGACAGAAGCTTCCTCATGGATGGCACCCCGGAGAAGAGACTTCCTGCTCGTTGTGCTCGACCCGGATTGCATTCGGGGGGATCCTTGGATGTTGCATGATCTGCTTTTCTCTGGTTAAGCGGGACTGCTGGTCAGGGCGGGTTATTTGTGGTCATCAGCGGTTTTTATGCGGGTATAAGTGGTAAAAGTGGACCGAAAATGGAGTGCATCAATGAGCAGTTGTATTTCAAATCGTGCTGAAACCAGAGGGTTTTA contains:
- a CDS encoding SdiA-regulated domain-containing protein yields the protein MSIGSLQFETSFSIRHEDLGLLEPSGLALDPEGALWTVCDQSKRLFQIDTNGEILATRKVDNRGLEGITFDAEGNILVVDEDAGKILKYDPATGKEIADRRLKDMDGFCAVARYFEEAGNNGLEGITCDPLRSEILLLKEADPGLLIAVSDDLERIVAVDYLDGGRGFVDEELKPQAIDFSGLCYDRVRDLFWIVSDQASRVFTYDRRRGKVIQQFSFGAAGKPIRKAEGVTLDRESKYLYVVSDADAELVRFRIVD
- a CDS encoding IS110 family RNA-guided transposase yields the protein MMLYVGLDVHVKHITICVLNKHGKLLQRCQLPCLDDVIKFLMNLQGRCEVCFEASTGYGIYFEALSKIASRVAVAHPGLLKLIFRSKQKNDRADAEKLAKLLFLDEVPTVHVPTADVRAWRELITFRGKLIQKRTRAKNGIRSLLRSVGCRVPKEFGLWTIRGMEWLKQKDLKQPMQNLKRDMLVEEIETLTRQTRLVETELARYSKENIAVQQLQSIPGIGLRTAEAFVAFVDDPHRFANSKKVGAYFGLIPIQDQSGSTNRLGHITREGCAEVRHLVTEAVWQGIRYSPTIKAYYERIHRQEKDRKKIAIVATSHYLVRVMWSMLKNGTLWKERSLAV